The segment GTGGTCGGCTGGCGCGGCGGGCATGAAGAAGCGCGAGGCCCCATTTGGGGACTTCTCGCGCCGATGCGCTGAGCGTACCACTAGATGGTGTCCTTGTTTGTCAAGCCCCACGCGGCGTGTTCACCTTCCTCAGTGCCCGTCGTTCGCGGCGCTCGTCGTCGAGCTTGGCCACGAGTTCACGCACGGCACCGATCCGGTAGACGGGAACCTTGGCCGTTGCCCCGTTGGCGCGGAACTCGACCCGGTCGCCGGCTGATTCCAACCGGCCTCGTCGCACGTACCCGGCGATGGCTTTGGTGCTGACGCGACCGCCTTCCATCTGCCGCAGCAGCGCGCTAATTTCGCGTGCCGTCCCGAGGTAGTCGTCCACCCCGGCGAGCAGCAGTTCGCGGCGGTCTTTGACGTTGTGGCCGGTGCCGCACTTGGGGCACAGCGCGACCTCGGGGACGTGATCGCGCTCGACGTACAGCGATTCGGGCAGGGTGTCCCGTCAATCTCTGCGTCGCAGCGTCCGAGGTAGATCGTTGGTGGCGGGTTGTCCAGCAGGGCTAGCAGTTCCTCGCGGATGCCGTGCACTTCGGTGAACATCTCCGAGGCCCATTCTTGGAAGCGTGCCTTGCGGATCACGTAGGGCATCAGCCAGAGCGCGATCGCGTGGGAGTTGTCTGCTGGCCAGGCGATGCTCCGGTCTGCCTCGATCACCAGGCGCGCCATGCCGACCAGGGCGTTCTTCACCCGGTCCTGCGTGGCGGTCACTCGTGAGTCGTAGGCGAGTGCCGCTGATGGTGCGAACGGTTGGTGTGCGCGTGGGATGGTGAACCGTTGCCCTGAGTCGGTGCGCCATCCGGTGCCGCGTCGTGAGGTGTCGAGGTTGGTGACGTTCCAACTGGTGCGTTGGCGTGCCCGCTTGCCGTCGAGACAGTCGGCCAGTTGTGCGATCTGGGCGAGGTTGTGTCCGGCGGTTCTGGCGCATTCGGTGCAGGCGAAGGCGTCTCCGCAGGCGCGTGAGCAGTCGCAGGTGTTGGTCATCGGCGTGCCTTCCGGTTATGGATTATCTCGGCGGCCACGTCAGTGGCGGGGCGAAGATCACTCATCGCATCCACGAGCCTTCGTCGGTGTATTCGTCGGGGTCGAGGTCGAACCACTGCTCGCCGTCCCACACCGTGTCGCGGAGGCAGTCGGGGCAGCGGAACGCGAATAGAGTCCGGCGATTCGCGGTGGCGCGTCTACCGATCCTGGGTAGGCCGGTGATGTGCACGGTGCCCGTGTTTTCGATGCTGCTGGCGGTTGATCCGCATTCGCAGGCATCGTTCTTGGGCGGTGGCGGTTCTCTGGTCGGATGGTGCTCACGACTGCTCTCCCGTCTCGCCGTCGAGCGCGCGGATCAGGTCGGGCGTCGGCACGGATGCCCCGAATGGGTGACCGCCGAACACTCGGCTCAGGGATTCCTCGCTCGCCCGGTCGGCGGACTCGACCAGTTCCCGCACCCTGCCGATCGCTGCTTCGGCTTTGTCGGCGCGGTCCATGTGCGCCACAACAGCATGCGTCCACGAGTTCGGGCCGATAGCGCGCAGACGCTCCACTTCCGCGACAAGGGCGGCGATGTCGGTGGGGGCGTTCGCGATGAGGTCGCCGTCTGCGTGCTTGCCGGACATCGCCGACCAGTCAGCCCCTTCCGCCCGGAGCACTGTCTTGCCGTGGTCGGCCGCAACGACGAGATCGGGTCCATGTTCGTCCCATCGGGTCATGTGGGTGCAGACGAACGGTTCCGCGTCGTCGAACGAATCACCTATCCACTCCCACGGTCCGGGCGTTGCCGCTGCAAGCCTCGCCTTCACGGCGTCCAGGTCCAGTTCGTCACTCACGCCTGCCCCCTCGCTGGTGCGGCCACAACGAACCCGGCCCGGTACACCGGCTGGCAGGCATGACCGGCGGCCGTGCACCGTTTCGCCAGCTTGCGGGTAGCGATGCGGGGTGGGAATCCCCGACCGTCAGGGGTGACGATCTGGACGGCCTTGCACGTGAGGCACGTGACCGTTGGCTCGGCGCTCATGGCGTTCCTTCCGGGTGGGTTATCTCGATGGGTTCGTCGGACCAGAACTGGTCCCGTTCGGCTTGTGTGGGTGAACTGCCGTGGTCGGTTTGCTCAGAACCGCCCCTAGAACGCTCTGAATGGCCACTAGGAGCGTCTAACGGGTCAGATTCGTCCTCAGGCACGGGCGCGGTAGCGGCGCTGTCGCGTTGGGCGCATTTCCCTGCCGGGCAGATGTGCCCCCATCCGCCGGTGCCGACGATGTGCAGGGGCATGTGTAGGCGGGGCATCACGCCACCGCCAACGGCTCGCCGTAGCCGTGACCGCGCAGAACCGTCAGGAAGTCCCGCACGGCCATGCAGACCGGGGCGCTGTCCGCCATCGGGTGCGATGGCTGCTCGAACGTGACCAGCACAGTCAGCGCAGCCAGCGGCAGGTACGCGAACCACCGGCCCGGGTCGGTGGTGCCCTTGCGTTTCACGACGAGCAACCCGATCGCAGCACGCGCGTTGGTGCGCTCAACCTCGGTCTGGTTCATCCACTGCTCGAGGACGGCCGCCGATGGTTGGCCGAGCGCCGGCAACCCGGCGTGGTTCTTTACCTCCACGACGACGCCGGGGCACAGGGCGAGGTCGCCTTGGTCTCGGTTGCCGCGTAGGGGTTGCCGGTCGGCGTGGGGGAAGCCGTTTTGGTGGGCGTAGCGCAGGAGCGCTGTCTCAGCGGCGGTCCCCTTGGCTTTGGACGGGTTGCTCATGACGCCTTCCCGAGGTCGCCGACGTACCGGTAGATCCCGGCGTGGTCTTTGGCCCAGTCCTTCGGGTTGAGGACGTTGGGTGATTCCCGGTCCGGTTGCGCCGGTGCGACCCTCGGGAGCCCGTACCGGTCGGTGTTGAAGCACGGCAGGCACATGCCGGTCTTGGAGTGCTTGCTGATCGGGGCCGCGCAACCGGCGCATTCCCTGGCTGGGATGGCTTTCGTAGTGCGTTGGCACTGTCCGCAGACACCGATAGTGGACCAGGTCTGGTAGCCGCACATCGTGCATGAGGTGCCGGATCGCCTGACGCCGGACCTTTCGCGGTGGTCGGTGCACAGGCCGGTCACGGATTCGGTGCGCGTCCCGCACTTGGCGCACCGGACGGTCTTGCGGGTCATGCTGCGGGCTCCTGTCGGGCTTCGTCGGCGAGGTGGCGTTCGACGGTGGATTCGGTGAGGCCGGTGTAGAGCGCGATCTCGGCGATGCAGGGGCGGGGGAGTTTCTCGCAGGCTTGGGCGATCAGGGTGTGGTTGATCCGGTAGGCCTGCGCGGCTCGCCAGGATGGTGTGCTCATCGGGTCTCCTTTGCGGTGCGGCGTCGTTCGAGTTCGGCGGTGGAGGTGTAGTCACCGGGTCGACTACCGGGCCACCATCGGGCTTCGACGCGGCCGGTGATCCGGTTGAAGGTGCACCAGCCCTGGTACTTCTCGCCCATGGCTTGCTCGACGGCTTCTTCGATCGCGGTGCGTCGTTCGTCGGCGTTAGCGATCGCGAGGTACTGGGGGTCTTTGGCTAGGCGGACGCGCATGGCGTGCTCGCGGCCTTCTTGGTGCAGCGGCCCCCAGATGTGAACCGGTGGTTTGTCGGTCGGCTTGCTGCCCCAGCTCATTGGATTCGTCCTTTGTCGCTGGTCTCGCGCGCGTCACCTAAGTCTTCAAAGCAGAATTTGTCTCTACCCGGGTTTGAGAGGCGACAACACGAGAAGGTGACTGCCGACGAGAAGGCTTGGAGGTAGTAGTTACTTCCGGTGTGGTCCGGTGTGGTGTGGTGCCTTGCCTTGCCTTGTCTTGTATTAGCGACTCGCTGCGTCGTTCGCTCTAGCGGTCGCTGTAGCGACCGGACTAGCGTCCGCTGGTGCGCCATGCTGGTTCGACCTCTCCGGTGCAGACGGGGCACCAACTGAACGGGCCCTCGCCCTTGCTCTCGTGCTTCCCGTGATTGGTTCGCGCAGCGCCAATCCGCTTGCGCTCCTTCTCATTTCGCAGTTCCTCGGTGGACTTGTTCCACTTGAACCAGCCAGTGATGAACCAGCCCTCTTCGCGCTCTTCCCACGCCTTTTCGCGGACGAGAGCGGCCACGCGCTGCGGCACTTTGGACAGCCCAACTGCGATGACATCGAGGTCGAATTCGTAGATAACTCCGTCGGTTTCGCCGCCTTTTGCGTGCGCTAGGCCGCGCAGATAGAGCAGTTCGGCGTCAGGTCCGGCGCGTCTGATGCGTGGATCGCGGAGGTAGTTGACGTCCAACGGGACGTAAACCGATGGTGCAGAGGCCATTTCATGACCCCGCTTTGGCAGTGGGCAGGATCATGACCAGGCACTCCAACTGCAGGAATTGGTCGTCGTACTCGGTGCCGATGAACTCGTCGTCGGGCAGGTCGGCGGCCAGTGCAACGAACCGGCGCAGTTCGCCCCAGGTTGGTGGCTTGGTGTCGTTGAGTCGCAGTCGCGCCTCGGTAGTCACGCTCAGGTTGTCGCTCACTCGCAGTCCTCCGTGTCGTTGTCGTCGTCCCACAGCCCGCCTTGGTGGCAGGGGCATTCGTCGCACCACTCGCATTCCTGGCCTCGGGATTCGGCGCAGGAGGTGACGTGCGGCTCGCGGAACAGGTCCTCGATCACGTCGCGCTCCCCGATCCACCGCACTGGTCGCATGGCAGGTCGGCCTTGGCTCGCACCTCGGGGTCACGTTCGGGGACGGCGCCGGTTCCGTTACACCAGGGGCAGGGGGCGCATTCGGGGCAGTCGCAGCGGGTGGTGTGAGTGCAGACGTCGGTGTCGGTCATGACCTGATCGCCGCCTCGAGGGTGGCAACCTTGCGTGCTCGGAGTTCCTCGACGGCTTCCTCTGCCATGCGCGCGGCTGCCGCGTCGTGGTTATCCAGGTCCTCGACGAGTCGTTGCACGATCTCGATTGCTTCGTCGTAGGCATCGGCCATGCCACCCGCCACGGCGGGGCGGATGATGTGCAGTAGGCGGGCGGCTTCGTCCCAGTCGTTGTTGGCGTCGTGTAGGAGGCGCCGAGCCTCGGGTAGGTCAGTGAGGGTGATTGCGGAGTCGTTGATGTCGCCGCTTCCACTCATGACCATCAGCCAGCCGATGTGTCGCCCGTCGTCGTAGAGGTGCTGGGGGCGACGGTGGCCGCCTTCGCGGATGCTGGCCCCGAGTTCGGTGATCCGGCCGACCCTTGCCGCGTTCAGTGGCTGTGTGGATGGGCCGGGCTCGGTGTCGGGGACGATCAGGCACGCTTCCTCTCCCGACTTGACCGGCTTGTCGCCGAAGAGTTGGAACGCGTCCTTGTCGGCGCGGTCGAGGTCCACCAGTTCAGTGAGGATCGCGACGTACCGGTCTGAGACGTAACGGGTTCCGGCCACTTCGAGGTGCACAAGCTGGTCGGTTTCCAGCCCGGTCATTTCCTCGGCGGGGCAGTACCCTTCGCAGCCGTGACCGCACTCGCCCATCTGCTCGCGGAGGCTGCCGAAGACCTCGAACGGTGCGAACATGGTCACTCGCCACCGATCGGCAACTCGGCGGCGTCAGCGGCGGGCTCAACGAGTGCCAGCAGCGCGGCGATGACCGTATCCGCCTGCGCCCGTGTCATGTCCGCCGCGGCGACCTCGCGCCCGAGGGTGTCGGTGACGTACCGGGAGCGGTCGGCGCGCTCCGTGATCCCCACAGCATCGAACGCTGCGATGAGGTCACGCATCTGGTCCTGGCCGATCCGGTCAGGGTCCGGTGCGGGTGCGTCGGCGAGGGGTTGCACGCGGTACGGGGTGCGCTTGCCCTTGCTCACCGTGAGCGCCATCGTCAGCGGCTTGTCGATGTGCGACAGGTGGCTGATCCGGATGCCTCCGACCTCATCGGGGCCGAACCGGATCTTGGGGTCGCGGTAGATCGTCATGCGGCGGCCAAGGTAGGCCGCCGAGTCAACCCCCCACGCTGCGACCATCACGCGCCGCATGGACTTCGACGGCTTGTATGGCCGACCCGGTCCGAACTCGGCGGTGACGACGTTCACCGGCTGCTCGTTGCTGCCCTTGCGGACCTCCGTGATGGTGACGGTGCGCGGGCCAGCCATGAGGTCGTCGGCGTTCAACTGGTCGCTCTTGGGCTCAATGGTGGTGGTGAGGTCCATGTCAGATCACAATCTCTTCGTGCTCGATGCGGGCGGTTTCTGGGAGGCCGTCAGTGAGGAACGGCCACTGGTTGACGATGTGCGCGATCTGTCCGTACGCGGTGACCGTGGCGTCGGTGATGGCGTCGAACCATGCGGGGTCGGGCTCAATCCGCTTGACCCACAACGGCATTCCGCCGCAGTAGGACACGTAGTCGATCCACTCGCGGCCGGACACGAGCAGCCCACATTGGAGTTGGGCCATGTTCTCGGCGGGCACCTCGCCGGAGATGATCGTCTGCAGGTGCTTCTTCTGCTGCCGTGACTTGCACTCGATGAGGCCGTTGTCGCCCACGAGCCCGTCGGGGGAGTAACCCAGCGGGATCACCTCGGCGATGTGCCGAACCATGAATCCGCACTCGGTCACGGGTGCGTAGTGCTCGCTGTAGGCGTCGCGGGCTCTTGGTTCGTCCTCCACGCCGCGCCACATGTCGGCGGAGACGTACGTCTGGTCGATGTGCCCGGTGATGCGCTCGGCGGCGAGTGTCGCGATTACTCCGCGGCTGGTGTCGTTGTCGGCGGTCGCGAGCTTCGGGGTGATGAGTTTCCCGACGACGGACGCTGTGACCATTCCGGCTCGCAGGTGTAGCCATTCGTCGGTACCTTGGAGTAGGTCGGGGTAGGTGGTGAGGTTCACGCGAATCTCCTTGCGATGTGGTCGATTGCGTGGTGGGTGGCCCACGCGGCGATGACAGCGGCGGTCACCGCTGCGGTGAGGGTCACGGCTTGCCCTCGATCAGGAGCCAGACGGTGCCGATGGCGAGGGCCAGGAGCAGGAGCAGCAGGACGACGTCGGTCATGCCGCTACCCCCCACCGGAGTTCCCCGACGCCGAGAGCATCAAGGACGTGGGCGGCCAGGCGAGGTGGGATAGCGTTACCGACCTGCTCGTACTGCTTGGATCTGCTTCCCTGCCAGGGGTAGTCGGGCGGGAATGACTGCAGAATCCCGGCCTCTTGGACGGTGACCCGCACGGACCCCGCCGCATTCTGGCGTGACTCAGTGGTGCGGTATCCGGGTGCGGAGATCACGTCGGGGTTGAATGATCCGACGACGGTGGTAGCGGGCCTCTCGGTGACCCAGCGGACGTCGTTGGATCGGTGACCGAATAGCACTGTCGGTGCGGGCTCGTCCGCGCTGCGCCTCCCAGCGTTGGGCTGGTTGCCGTTGACGTACACCGGTGGACGCTCGTCTGGCCGGACAACGAACGGCGGATTCTTGCCGGTCAGGGTCGGGGCGGGTTGCGTGACGGGCACCGGTGCCGTCGGCACCATCGTCCCGCTCGGACCCTTGGAGTTAGTCCTCCGATCAACGACCCATGACCGGGACTTGCTGATGACGGTGGGGGCTGGCTCGGTTGCCGGGTGGTCGGGTCTTTCGCCGTGGCGTTCGATCATTCCTTCGCCACGCGCGGGGCGGACAACTGCATCCGCATCCCAACCCAGCGCGTCAGCCATGCTGACCCAAGGCTGCACGTCCGCACCGAACAGCCCGGCGCCGTGGGCGTGCTCGGCGTGCGTCGGCATCGGCGGGTGCACGGGCCTTCCCTTGTGGGCCATGAGTATCCGACGCAACCTGGTCTGCGGCACCCCATAGTCGGCGGCCAGCAAGTCACCAGTCCAGACGCGGTAACCCATGCCTCGCAGCAACACCGCGAAGTGCTGCCACAACGACGCAACGGCCGGGACTTCCTCCAGCGCGATCCACTCGGGGAGAGTTCGCGCGCCCACCGGATCGGCTGGCACACCAACGGCGACCGCTCGTCCTCCCAAGCAGTCCAATCGGTCGAGTCGTCCCCTGCGGCCATACGCTCCGCCAAGATGTGGCAGTTGCCCCGGTCCAACTCGCCCTTGCGCTTGCCGGCCATGGACCACGCCTGGCACGGTGGCGAAGCGATCAGGCCCTCAACGCCACGGAAGCGGGCAGGTTCGATCAAGCCGACGTCGGCTTGGATGCGGTGATGCCCTGCAGCGCGGGCGGTCTCACACGCAGCGGTGTCCCACTCGATACCGATCACGTCATGACGCCCCAGCATCCCGAGGCCAACGTCCCAGCCACCAGGCCCAGCGAACAGATCGATGATCACAGCCCGGTTTCCTTCCAGTCGTAGGGAGCCCGCATCTGGTCCTCCGCCGCGGCCCAGTCGTAGTCGGGGACGTACGCGGACCGCTCGTATTGCGCGGGCTGGTCGGCCCAGTCGTCACGGGTCGGGGAACGGCGAGACACGGCGTACAGAACGACAGCGATCAGACCAGCCGCGACGAAAAAGACGCACACGCCGGCCGCGACCGACAGGGCACCGGACAGGGTGGGAATGTCAGCGGTCACGACGCACCGCCAAGGCACGCTGGCAGCCCATGGGCGTCGACCGTCTCGGCGAAGATGTCCCGGTCAAGGTCAGCCAGGACAGCTTCGAGGTTGGCCCGATCCGCCGTAGTCGCAGCGGTTTTCGCGTCCGTGACAGCGATCTTCAACGCGATCGACTCCTCAATGGCGCGGATGCTGCCCTCAACGAGGCCCTTCGGTGGCGGGTCGTAGACGTCCGGACGGGTACTCACAGTTCCTCCGACCAGTCAGCGGTGCCGAATCGTTGCTGTGCGGCACGATCCAGTGCCGCGTTCCACATGGACTGCAGGTGCGATTCGTCCAGGGACACGTGATCGATCCGGACAGTGCCCGCTGGTGACACCTGCACCGAATCCAATGCTCGCGCAAGGTGATCCGTGGTCACCCGGTGAACTTCCGGGCACGGGTGGTGCCGGAAGTAGACGGCCTTCGGTGTGGTCTGCTCGATGGTGATGGGAACACCCTCTGTGGCTGTCATGACTGCACCGGCTTCCCGTGCTGGTCAAGCTCACGCACCACAACGCATGACTTCGCCTTGATCTTGTCGCCGAGCGCCACGAAGTTCGCTGCCTTCACGCGACATTCGAGGAACCGCGGGTTCTCGTAGTCGGCGTACGTGAACGTGTGCTGCGGGGTGGGCGAGAAATGCAAACCGTTGCCACATTCAGCGGTCGGTTGCCAGTCCGCCGCCTTCACCTTCGTTCCGACCGCGTACGTGGTGGGAGTCCACTGGTGGCCTGCGGTCAGGTTCTCGTCGACCTGCTTGTAGACGGTGATCGTGCCGTCGTCGTTCCCGTCGGGTCCGTAGTAGTCGATCCACCCGTCGATGCTGGTCCGGTCGACCTTGGTGACGTCGATGACGACGCCACCATCGACGGTGACTCGGGCGTCGTGGAGGTGCACGGCGACGTAGCGACTGGCCCTGACCGTCGAACTGCCGGTGGCCGTGACCGTCGAACTGCTGTAGGCCGTGACCGTCGAACTGCCGGTGGCCGTGACCGTCGAACTGTCGTAGGCCGTGACCGTCGAACTGCCGTTGGCCGTGACCGTCGAACTGCTGTAGGCCGTGACCGTCGAACTGCCGGTGGCCGTGACCGTCGAACTGTCGTAGGCCGTGACCGTCGAACTGTCGTAGGCCGTGACCGTCGAACTGTCGTAGGCCGTGACCGTCGAACTGCCGTTGGCCGTGACCGTCGAACTGCTGTAGGCCGTGACCGTCGAACTGCCGGTGGCCGTGACCGTCGAACTGCTGTAGGCCGTGACCGTCGAACTGCCGGTGGCCGTGACCGTCGAACTGCCGGTGGCCGTGACCGTCGAACTGTCGTAGGCCCTGACCGTCGAACTGTCGTAGGCCGTGACCGTCGAACTGCCGGTGGCCGTGACCGTCGAACTGCCGGTGGCCGTGACCGTCGAACTGCTGTAGGCCGTGACCGTCGAACTGCCGGTGGCCGTGACCGTCGAACTGTCGTAGGCCCTGACCGTCGAACTGCCGGTGGCCCTGACCGTCGAACTGTCGTAGGCCGTGACCGTCGAACTGCCGGTGGCCGTGACCGTCGAACTGCCGTTGGCCGTGACCTCGATCAACACGCCCGCAGGCGAGTCGATATCGATGTACGGCACACCCGACGCGAGGGCCGCGTCAAGCTCGGCCTGGGTGGTAACAATCGTTGCCATTGCTATCCTTTTCCTTGGTTGAGTTGGCCGGTCCTGGTGTGTGAAGCGCGGGACCGGCCGCTTACTTGGGTGGCCGTGCCACGGCGAGGTGTGGACCCGGGCCGTGGCACGGTGCTCGGGGTTAGTCCTCCGGCCAGCGTTCGAGCCAATCCGCGAACTGGTCGGTGGTGCAGCACCTTTCGGCCTTCGCGCCCTTCCCCTTGCGCTTGTAGGCCAGGGGTGGCGGAAACTTGCCGTCGTCGATCCCGGCTTTCCACTTGTTCATGGCCCGGTTGACCGTTGAAGCAGACGTTCCCGAGTCGGTCACGACCTGGTTGAATGGGATCATCCGGACACCAGTTGCTGCGGCTGTCATTCCTAGAACTCCTCGTCGGTCTCGGTTTCGAACTCGATCTGCCAGAGGCGAGCGGCTGGGACGCCGCAGGTTGTGGCGATGGCGGTCCAGACGTTGACCAGTCCGTGGCTGGTCTTGACCGTCGCCCGCCGTGCTCTGCGGCCGGTGACCTGCAGCAGGGCCGGATCACCCTTCTTGGTTGACCAGATGCCGCGGTCGTCGGCGAGGTATCCGGGAAGGTGCTCGATGGGGGTCATGCCGCCTCCCCGAGGTGCTTCGCGATCACATCGAGGGCCTTGGCGGTGAACCGGGGCGTGACCGTGGTGTGCTGCTGCCCGGTGTGGGAGTTCTCGTAGGTGCCGGGTTTCATCCGGATCAGCCCCTGCTCCACGACCCGCTGATACGCCTCGCGTTGGCCGTGACCGTTGCGAAAGAACCAGCCGAGGCCGCCCTCCTGGCGCGACCGGTCACATAGCTCGTAGAGCTTGTGCAGTCCACCGAGCTTGTGACCGGCGCGGGTGAGGGCCTTCGCGGCCTCGCTGGCCGACATGTCGCCGTCGGAGGAGATGAACCGTTGCCACGCGTTGGCCTTCGGCGTTAGCTCCTTGATCTGATCGGCCTGCGCCGCGATCCGGGCCTGCGACTCCTCGATGGTCCGCAGCACCATCTCCTCGTAGGAGAGTTCTTTGACGGCGCCGTAGCTGCCGGCCCGGCGGATCTGGGGGATGACCTCGTGGGTGATCCACCGCTTGAAGAGTTTCGCGCCCTCCACTTGGCTGCCGAGGACTGCTGAGTAGAGGCCGGGCTCGGAGATAACGGTCATGTTCTGCTCGCCACCAGGGGTACCCACTGAGCGGGTACCCCTGTCCTCGTCGTCTAGGCGGCGCGTCATCTTCTCGGCGTCGCGGTAGCCAAGGACTTTGGCAACATCGCTGGCGACGAACCACGGCTCGCCGTCGATCTGCACAACGCGCACTTGGGCGTCGCCGTAGTTGAAGGGGATGAGGTCCATCTGGGATACTTCCTTTCGATCGGGCCCCGACCTGCTGCTGACCTGCGGTGGTCGGGGCTTGGTGTTTGTCAGGCGGCGACTTCCTCGCCCGTTCCGACGACCTCGAACAGGTCGTCCATGTCGGCTTCGAGTGCTAGGCACAGCGACCCGATGAAGCGAGCGCCGGGCTGCTGCTTGCCGCTGAGGACTCGCGAGAGGTTGCCCGGGTCGGTGCCCATCGCTGCCGCGAGCGCCGTGTCCGTTGACAGGCCTTTCCAGCGGCGAATCTTGCTCACCATGTCGGTCTTCATGCGCATGGTTGCGATCACGTCCATCACCCCTCCTTCCCTGCTCTTCGTCCCGCTGACCTACTGCCTTGCGGTGATGCAATGAGATTACGTGAAGGAGACACAGAACCGCAATGCGTGTAGGTAACGATTAGATAACGCAACACTTGCGCAAGTGTGTAGGCCGCTTGACCTGCTGAAACACACCCCTGTAGTTCGCTGGCCTGCGTGGTTGCGTAAACGCAAGGCATGATTGGCGGCGTGATGCACCCAAAGCGACGCAATACGGTTTCGCCATGAGTTGGTGGGAGTACGTGGAGCAGGTCGCAAAGACCAGCCGACAACGCGACATCAGCGACCGGAGTGGGATTGACGCCGCGAATGTCTCGCGCTGGAAAGGCGGTCATATCCCGAAGGCGGAGATGGTCGCGGAGTTCGCCAGGGCCTATGGGCGTCCCGTCCTAGAGGCGTTCGTCGCGGCTGGGTTCCTCACGCCGATGGAGGCCAAGGAACGCCCGGCTGCGGCACCGTCCCTCGGCTCATTGACCGATGAAGAGTTGTTGGACGAGATCAGGAAGAGGATGCGCCGCGATGGAACCGCCACCAACCCTGCCGGGGGGAGCCCGGCACCCGTTCCCGATGATGGGAAACGCCCGCTGACCGATGATGAGTTGGCGGCCCGCAGGAAACGCGACAACGATGCCGCAGCGCGGGCCGCGCAGAAGGCCGCCCGGCACGGCGAGCGAGACCCGGGCGACGAGGACGACTGATGTTGTCGGCGCCGGAGGATAGCTTCGCCGGATGCATCACCCGTGGCGGACACTCCGAAGCATGACTGATTGGCAGGTCGTGTTCTGCGAGTTCCCAGACGGGGTGCTGGGATCAACGGACTGCGAGGCGCGCACGATCTACCTTCAGCGCGGCCTGACCCAGGCTCAGCGGCGCTCCACGTTGGCGCACGAGTTGGCGCACGCGGTCGATCCGTCGTCGCTGGAGCATTGCGTCGATCAGGCGGCGGTTCGCCAGCTGATCCCGCTGCAGCGCCTCGCTGACGCGCTGGCATGGTCACAGGACGAATACGAGCTAGCCCGGGAGTTGTGGGTGGACGTGCCCACGGTTCGGGTGCGACTGGAAGGACTGACCGAGGATGAGCGAGACGAGATCGAACGCAGAGTCGCGGCCCTCGATGGCTGACCTGCTGGCCTTCGAGCGGGCGTGGCTGGGTCGCCGCCGTGACGGCGCGTACGACGCTGCGGTGCGGCAGGAGTTCGGGGTGACCACCGTCCGGCACCTGCAGCGGGTGAACGCGCTCTTGGATGACCCAGAGGCTATGGCGCTGGATCCGGTGACGTGCCGGGTGCTGCGATCACGGCGGGCTGCGGGGATGCGGCAACGAGGTTGAGCCGGGCCGCAACGTCCTCCAGGGCCTTCCTCGCGAGCGCCTGGCTGACGTGCTGGCTATGCGCTGGGTGCGTTCTGGGGGCGTGCAGGTCGAGGCAGGTGGCGCCACATCTTGCCCTCAGTGATCTTCTGGATACACGCAGGGGAAACGCCATACTCGCGCGCAAGCGCCGGGCGTCCGATCCCACCGGCGGCATAACGATTGATGATCTCGACCACCTGGTCCTCGCGCAGTTTCGACCCTCCACCGCGCT is part of the Branchiibius hedensis genome and harbors:
- a CDS encoding lambda exonuclease family protein, with the protein product MNLTTYPDLLQGTDEWLHLRAGMVTASVVGKLITPKLATADNDTSRGVIATLAAERITGHIDQTYVSADMWRGVEDEPRARDAYSEHYAPVTECGFMVRHIAEVIPLGYSPDGLVGDNGLIECKSRQQKKHLQTIISGEVPAENMAQLQCGLLVSGREWIDYVSYCGGMPLWVKRIEPDPAWFDAITDATVTAYGQIAHIVNQWPFLTDGLPETARIEHEEIVI
- a CDS encoding DNA cytosine methyltransferase, coding for MPADPVGARTLPEWIALEEVPAVASLWQHFAVLLRGMGYRVWTGDLLAADYGVPQTRLRRILMAHKGRPVHPPMPTHAEHAHGAGLFGADVQPWVSMADALGWDADAVVRPARGEGMIERHGERPDHPATEPAPTVISKSRSWVVDRRTNSKGPSGTMVPTAPVPVTQPAPTLTGKNPPFVVRPDERPPVYVNGNQPNAGRRSADEPAPTVLFGHRSNDVRWVTERPATTVVGSFNPDVISAPGYRTTESRQNAAGSVRVTVQEAGILQSFPPDYPWQGSRSKQYEQVGNAIPPRLAAHVLDALGVGELRWGVAA
- a CDS encoding DUF7666 domain-containing protein; amino-acid sequence: MHLHDARVTVDGGVVIDVTKVDRTSIDGWIDYYGPDGNDDGTITVYKQVDENLTAGHQWTPTTYAVGTKVKAADWQPTAECGNGLHFSPTPQHTFTYADYENPRFLECRVKAANFVALGDKIKAKSCVVVRELDQHGKPVQS
- a CDS encoding BRO family protein codes for the protein MDLIPFNYGDAQVRVVQIDGEPWFVASDVAKVLGYRDAEKMTRRLDDEDRGTRSVGTPGGEQNMTVISEPGLYSAVLGSQVEGAKLFKRWITHEVIPQIRRAGSYGAVKELSYEEMVLRTIEESQARIAAQADQIKELTPKANAWQRFISSDGDMSASEAAKALTRAGHKLGGLHKLYELCDRSRQEGGLGWFFRNGHGQREAYQRVVEQGLIRMKPGTYENSHTGQQHTTVTPRFTAKALDVIAKHLGEAA
- a CDS encoding helix-turn-helix domain-containing protein; amino-acid sequence: MDVIATMRMKTDMVSKIRRWKGLSTDTALAAAMGTDPGNLSRVLSGKQQPGARFIGSLCLALEADMDDLFEVVGTGEEVAA
- a CDS encoding helix-turn-helix domain-containing protein, with the translated sequence MSWWEYVEQVAKTSRQRDISDRSGIDAANVSRWKGGHIPKAEMVAEFARAYGRPVLEAFVAAGFLTPMEAKERPAAAPSLGSLTDEELLDEIRKRMRRDGTATNPAGGSPAPVPDDGKRPLTDDELAARRKRDNDAAARAAQKAARHGERDPGDEDD
- a CDS encoding ImmA/IrrE family metallo-endopeptidase, with protein sequence MTDWQVVFCEFPDGVLGSTDCEARTIYLQRGLTQAQRRSTLAHELAHAVDPSSLEHCVDQAAVRQLIPLQRLADALAWSQDEYELARELWVDVPTVRVRLEGLTEDERDEIERRVAALDG
- a CDS encoding DUF3263 domain-containing protein — its product is MADLLAFERAWLGRRRDGAYDAAVRQEFGVTTVRHLQRVNALLDDPEAMALDPVTCRVLRSRRAAGMRQRG